The following nucleotide sequence is from Aspergillus nidulans FGSC A4 chromosome I.
ATCAATCAATTCTTGCGAGAATGGGATGGAATGAACGACCTTTCAACCTTCATCATGGTCGCCACAAATAGGCCGTTCGACCTAGACGATGCAGTTCTCCGTCGTCTTCCTAGACGGCTACTGGTGGACCTTCCTACAGAGCAAGACCGTTTGGCAATCCTGAAAATCCATCTCAAAGATGAAGCACTGGATGCCTCAGTCGACCTTGCCGAACTGGCACGTCGCACTCCGTTATACTCTGGTTCTGATCTGAAGAATCTCTGCGTGGCAGCCGCCTTGGCCTGCGTACGAGAAGAGAACGCCTTGGCACAACAGCATACAGGCGAAAGCCCCTATCAGTACCCTGCAAGGCGAACGCTGACATGGGCGCATTTCACTCGGGGCATGGAAGAGATCAGCGCATCCATCAGCGAAGACATGTCTTCCCTTTCGGCAATCCGGAAGTTCGATGAGCAGTTTGGAGACCGCAAAGGTCGGCGCAAGAAGAGCCCCGGGTGGGGATTCACAACGCATGTCAGTGACCAGGCTATACCAGATGCTGCCCGCGTGCGTACCTGAATGCAACAATTAGATACCCTAGAATGAGACTTGGACGGTGTTTTGGTTCGACAGTGTGTTTTGACAGGGCTTTCGGGAAGGGATGGTTCCGATCATGCGATGCCATTTGTACCACCACTAACTACTATCTCTTTCTACATGTATTAGCGACACGGCGGCTTGTACCAACAGAATCAATAGTTAGACTAAAAAGAGTATATACTATTTTCATTGCATGATCACCTGTAGTGGCGGCATTTGCCCACCCGCAGCCTTCAACATGTTTCGTCCAGGCAGAGTTTTCCGGCGTACTCGACAACTCAACTCGACCGCCGCTTTCCGCTTGGGAATCGTCTTTATGCATCATGAACTTTTCTCGTCGAACAAAGAAAACaaccattgccattgccaacTACCATCAGCTTGATATGTAAAGCGCAGCTGGGTCGACAACTAGCTCGGTCTTTTTGGACGTACCTCCCCCATCGTCCCGCCTTGTTCTCCTCACGCGATCACCCCCtcacatcctcttctttcgCCGCCGCCTTTCCCTTCCTACCTTCCTCTCTCGAGTCATCAAGCTCCCTCGCCATGTCTTCCGAATCCCGAGATGAGGCAATCCGTGAAGCAAAGCGCTACGTCCGCGACGTAGTCCAGAATGACTGGTCTTTCGAGTTTTCTGCAAAGCCCGGTGCCCCGCCGCCAAAGTACCCTGCGAACCCAGAGCCCACGGAAGTACTGGAATGGCGACTCCGCGAATACGACAGCTCGGGATCGGAACTCGAGCCGCAATTTTCGCCCATCGGCAGTCCGGAGCGCGTGGACGTTGGCGATGCTTTTGATGCTTCTTCACCCCAGTCTGCGGGGTCACAACAGCGTCGGCGCAAAAGGCGCaggcagatggaggaggagatgagcTGGAATGAAGGGTTGCGTACGTGGTTGGAGAGACGGGATGCATGGTCGGGAGCCTTGTCTAGAGAGCAGGTCAGGATGTGGGAGCAGAAACACCGGTCAATGTCCACGAAAGACGCGGAGTCTGGGGATAAGGGTGGTAACGCCGCTACGGCGTTGGATACAGACGCCCAGAGCATTCCGGCGTCTACAACATCTCGTCCGTTTGCTATCCCGGCTACGGGGCCTGCGACTGGGGAGTCGCCGAACCTCGCATCGAGGACAGAGGCTCTGAACATTGCAGACAATCAAACCACACCGTTGCAAGCTCAACAAGCCCAAGATCAAAGCAGCGACATTCAACCACCAATCCCTAACGATAACGCAGGAAAACTTGAGATCACTACCGATGCTATTCCGGAAATTCCAGTCCTTCCACAATCTCTCACCTCCGCTACCGCCGTTCCCACCGCAGAACCCCCTTCAACCACTACTACGACGTCCTCGACCCCCTCAACGCAAGACCATTTCTACGACCCTCTCATCCCTGTCGTCCCCTCCATGATTGCAACTTCAAATCCAATACGCGCCTCCATCACACCAGCAATGTACCCTTCCATCTACTCTAAGGTCGTCATCCAGGGCCTCACGCCCACAGTTCCCATTAACCTCGCCGACATGACTAAGGCCATGGTTCAGGGCTGGAAAGCAGACGGACAGTGgcctccaaagcctcagAACCTAGTACTTGCGAACGACGCCATCGTTCGGCCAAGTAACGCCTCGGCTACTAAGCACCCGGATACGCCTGCGATTCCTGCATCAGCATCGGGTGACAAGAACAGACCGAGTTCGCCCGAGTCGAAGCGCAAGTCGGGAATTGCGAGCACAGTTCGCAAGGTCTTGCATTTCTCGGGGTTTCAGCACCATCCGTTTCATAGGCGTGGCTCTTCGAGCCAGAATATTTCGCATCAGGAGGATCCTGCAGAAGCCGGGGTTGGGGCTGCTGAGGGCTCATCGGTGGGTGCGAATGTTGAGCAGGGAGACAAATAGAAGCATGGCCGGGCACTGCGTTACATTTTGTTGTCCGCGACTGTGAGCGACATCAGTATCAGGGCCATTTATTTATctatctctctcttctttctggttCCCCTATCTCCAGCGTTTCTAAGAAGCAAGCGGGGACCACACTCATTCTATATCTTATATCCCAATGTTTGGTTGGTGTAGGGAAACCTACTGCAAAACTATTTATTAAGGTTTATCTACTCAACGTCACAAAAAAAGATTACCACAAACTTATTTCCGTTCCATGTTTACATCTACCTTTGATAAAGAAACGTGGAGCGAAGCAAACGAAAATGGCTTTCTGGTGGATTAAGTATAGACCTGATTCTTCATGAGTACTCGACACTAGGTACAGCATGACATGTAAACTAATAGGCCCTTGATGCTTTTCACGACTAACTGCCAGTTCCATGTCGTCATGTCTACAGATATATACTTTTGCAGTAAGATGAACCAAGACACAAGCCCGGGAATTACTTGCATCTTTCAGGCTACGCTTTGCGGCTCAGGATAGAAGGAACGACAAAGACACGTGCAGCCCAGTGAATCGTACCTGCCGTATTGGTTTGATATCTACTTAATGGGCGCTATTGCTACCAGGGCTCCACTTTCTAGATATGGGTATATGGCATAACTTACTCGTGGCAGCATCCTAGAGGCCATGAAACCTGGGGGAATCAAGATAGGTCCTCAAGTATACTTGCACAGGGAAGTATATAATGAGATGTCATAATGGATGTGAGATAGCTTAATTGTAACTGCAAAGTAGAGATTGATGTCGTTGATATTTAACTTCTATTTGGTGCTCGTTCACGTCGTTATATAAGTAGTTAGGTAGAGCACAGTCCTATCAAACAACAAGTActtcttccttccattcccaGGAAAGATTGGTTTGCAGGTGATCACCCACGTCTTTGCTCTCCCCAAACAGATCCAAGCTATCCAGCGCACATAGAAGCGCCGTTGCAGCGTCACTCACCCCCTTCTCGGGAAGACTGTCTAGCTTTGCGGATATCGATGCGTCAATAATCACTTCTTGTGGCGCGTGCGCTCCACGCCTGGTGAAGTAGTACTTGCCCTGGTGGCGGGACCAGCTTTCGTTAATGTAGGTCTGAAGCTCTCTGGTAGCAGAGACGGCGAGATCGCTGGTAGAAGGGTGCAAGACCTCCAGAGTAGGGGTGAGGCTGATATGTGGTTCTGAAGATTGTTGCGATCGAGGTTGGAGGCAGGCGTTTATGAATATGGAGAGATTCTGAAAAGCGCGGATTTGCGCTAACAGGTGGCTCATTGCGCTCGAGTCTGCGACCAGACGGTCTAAATAGTCGACAACCGGGAGGGCAGATGTTATCATCTCGAGAAAGGCAGTAGTGGTGATCAACACCTCGGGCTGAGTGAGCATGTTAGCGTCTGTTATTATGTGGTGGAGAGCTCTATATGCCGACTCGAAGATTGCACAGAAGATGCCCATGACTGATGAGACACAGGCTGAGTCTGTGGTGTCAATACTGAAAAGCAGCTCTTGGAATACTCGAGTAATAGTCTCAATGATTGGCCGGCTAAGGATCCATGCAGCTCCGTTGGTGAAGGCCGTCGCAAGGTAGGCAGGGAAGACGCCTTGCAGAAGGGTTGCTCGCAAGGTGGGTTGTTCCAGGTTCCCAGTTTCGTAGGTATTTTTCATAGACTCACACAGCTGGTCGACGAAGTACGTTTGCTCGGCATCAAGGGCGGCTCGTTCTGAAACACTTTGGATGAAGATAACGAGCGTTTTTGCAACTTTGGCAGACGAGAGCTTGGGTTGGTAGCTTCGCAAACGAGCAACAATGTATAATGGATCCTTGGATGGCAGAGGGAACGTAGCAGTGTCTGTGAAGAATGGGTCGATAGGGCAGATATCCCTTGTATGCTGCTGCAAGAAGCCGACAATTCTCTGGACGAACTCTACGTAGGCTCCTTTGACCTCCGCCTCGCCATTGCCCAGCTCCTGGTAATTCGATTTCATGGACGACATCATCTTCTGAATAACTTCTCTGTAATCCTGCCGCGTGGTTGAGAGGTCACGAGATTTCACATCATCAAGGTTTTGGACATGAACGCGCATGTTGGACAAAACGCATGAGATGAGTGACAGACGGCGCTGACTTAGATCCGAAAGTGTTATTGAGTATCGTTCTTCCTTCGGGTTTTGCGAGAATGGAAGGTTCCTCAGCACGGGATCCTCTGTATTCCAATTCAGGATTGCCTCGGTGAAGCGGTGTTGGAACTTGAGCATTGATACTCTTTCAACCAAGCTTGACAGCCACATTCCAAGGATCTGAGCCTTACATTCCGATAAGATCTCGCTATCCTTCTCAATACACTTCGCCAGAAACTGAGGAGTAAATTTTCTGGTCTGCGTTGTCCAGCGAAGGGCCAGCCAAGAGTCAGCTTCGTACGGGCTTAAATAGCTGTCCCATCGCCGCAATTTGTGCTTCACAAGAGTGTGTGCCATAGATGACCAGCAGTCGACGACTCCCAGAAGGACAGCATCATCAGGACAACGATCGTCGCCAAAGCAGTTCGAAACCAGACGTGATACCGCAGGGTGGAATACCTGTTCCACATGCTCTACTCCTGAGGTAATCGGTGGAGATTCATAACCGTAGACAGCTTCGATATCAGTCCAATCTCCATAATCTTGACTGTCCTCATCAGCTGAAATCAAGGTGTTCGCCGAGTTCGTGGTCGACGAGCCTGTCAGCGAGCCGCATTTCTGAAGGTACATGACAATAACCTGGAGTCCCTCCAATACAGTTGCATTTAACCGAGTCGTGCGGCTATCGAAAAGGTCTAATATTAACTTGATAGGCGTCTGGGACACAATTTTCTGAGCATGCTCCAAGGAAGGCGCGGATTTGATCGCGCTCTGAAGCCCCTGTAGAGCCGTCTTCAGTAGGGATTCAATCTGCCGCTGGTTCTGAGCAACTGTCCTGTCAATCAGCTGTTGCGAGAAATTATTTCCACCGTCAATTTGCGCCTCAATCTCTTTTCGGGCTAGGTTGTGCTGCTTCAGGAACTCGGTA
It contains:
- a CDS encoding DUF4050 domain-containing protein (transcript_id=CADANIAT00006728), which translates into the protein MSSESRDEAIREAKRYVRDVVQNDWSFEFSAKPGAPPPKYPANPEPTEVLEWRLREYDSSGSELEPQFSPIGSPERVDVGDAFDASSPQSAGSQQRRRKRRRQMEEEMSWNEGLRTWLERRDAWSGALSREQVRMWEQKHRSMSTKDAESGDKGGNAATALDTDAQSIPASTTSRPFAIPATGPATGESPNLASRTEALNIADNQTTPLQAQQAQDQSSDIQPPIPNDNAGKLEITTDAIPEIPVLPQSLTSATAVPTAEPPSTTTTTSSTPSTQDHFYDPLIPVVPSMIATSNPIRASITPAMYPSIYSKVVIQGLTPTVPINLADMTKAMVQGWKADGQWPPKPQNLVLANDAIVRPSNASATKHPDTPAIPASASGDKNRPSSPESKRKSGIASTVRKVLHFSGFQHHPFHRRGSSSQNISHQEDPAEAGVGAAEGSSVGANVEQGDK